One Micromonospora sp. WMMD812 genomic window carries:
- a CDS encoding DUF5130 family protein, translated as MTVGETQRQVGTPPEVLDGPFSTRQLLRIDEALRLADQGTGLVFSVFVGGLDEPIREHAERLHRQLADPDRSVLIAVSPNQRQLEVVTGRHARKRIPDTYAKLAALSMVAAFGGGDLAGGIINGLDQLASHAGKG; from the coding sequence GTGACCGTTGGTGAGACGCAGCGTCAGGTGGGGACCCCGCCCGAGGTGCTCGACGGCCCGTTCTCGACTCGGCAGCTGCTGCGCATCGACGAGGCGCTGCGCCTGGCCGACCAGGGCACCGGCCTGGTCTTCTCGGTCTTCGTCGGCGGCCTCGACGAGCCGATCCGCGAGCACGCCGAGCGGCTGCACCGTCAGCTCGCCGACCCCGACCGGTCGGTGCTGATCGCGGTGTCGCCCAACCAGCGTCAGCTGGAGGTCGTCACCGGCCGCCACGCGCGCAAGCGCATCCCGGACACGTACGCCAAGCTCGCCGCGCTGTCCATGGTCGCGGCGTTCGGCGGCGGCGACCTGGCCGGCGGCATCATCAACGGCCTCGACCAGCTCGCCAGCCACGCCGGCAAGGGCTGA
- a CDS encoding fumarylacetoacetate hydrolase family protein: MIGPDTTGIAERLGAAADSATAIPQLAAETGLDADAAYAVQTALLQRRLDRGERLVGLKMGLTSRAKMAQVGVDEVIWGRLTDVMRVPDGGVVDVGAYIHPRVEPEVAFLLDRLPEPGEPVGDFTDAVRAVAPAIELIDSRYANFTFSLPDVIADNTSAAAFVVGPWSPVPDGLENLGVLLEVDGRVAQVGSTAAILGDPRRALDEGIRLAGRHGVRLREGWVFLAGAATAAVPLRPGAHVRAVVEKLGAASLRAAS, translated from the coding sequence ATGATCGGGCCGGACACGACCGGAATCGCCGAGCGGCTCGGCGCGGCGGCGGACAGCGCCACCGCGATCCCCCAGCTCGCGGCCGAGACCGGGCTGGACGCCGACGCCGCGTACGCGGTGCAGACCGCGCTGCTCCAGCGCCGCCTGGACCGGGGCGAGCGGCTGGTCGGGCTCAAGATGGGGCTCACCAGCCGGGCGAAGATGGCCCAGGTCGGGGTGGACGAGGTGATCTGGGGACGGCTCACCGACGTGATGCGGGTACCCGACGGGGGCGTCGTCGACGTCGGCGCGTACATCCACCCGCGGGTGGAGCCGGAGGTGGCGTTCCTGCTGGACCGGCTGCCCGAGCCGGGCGAGCCGGTGGGTGACTTCACCGACGCGGTCCGCGCGGTCGCGCCGGCGATCGAGCTGATCGACTCCCGGTACGCCAACTTCACCTTCTCGCTGCCGGACGTGATCGCCGACAACACGTCGGCCGCCGCGTTCGTCGTGGGTCCCTGGTCCCCGGTGCCGGACGGGCTGGAGAACCTGGGCGTCCTGCTGGAGGTCGACGGGCGGGTGGCACAGGTCGGCTCGACCGCGGCGATCCTCGGCGACCCGCGACGGGCGCTGGACGAGGGGATCCGGCTCGCCGGGCGGCACGGCGTACGGCTGCGCGAGGGCTGGGTCTTCCTGGCCGGCGCGGCCACCGCCGCCGTGCCGCTGCGCCCGGGCGCCCACGTCCGTGCCGTGGTCGAGAAGCTCGGCGCGGCCTCGCTGCGGGCGGCGTCGTGA
- a CDS encoding 3-hydroxyanthranilate 3,4-dioxygenase has translation MSEIAEPFSFPGWIVENQHLLKPPVGNKEMLPGSDDFIVMVVGGPNQRTDFHVDPYEEFFYQVKGNMHVNLMLPEGPRTVHVREGQMWMLPRNTPHSPQRPEPGSIGMVIERVREEGTLEKFRWYCPECSHQVHEVELQVRDIAADLPPVFQAFYADEKARTCTNCGALHPGKG, from the coding sequence GTGAGCGAGATCGCCGAGCCCTTCAGCTTTCCCGGCTGGATCGTGGAGAACCAGCACCTGCTCAAGCCGCCGGTCGGCAACAAGGAGATGTTGCCGGGCAGCGACGACTTCATCGTCATGGTGGTCGGCGGGCCGAACCAGCGCACCGACTTCCACGTCGACCCGTACGAAGAGTTCTTCTACCAGGTCAAGGGCAACATGCACGTCAACCTGATGCTCCCGGAGGGACCGCGTACGGTGCACGTCCGCGAGGGTCAGATGTGGATGCTGCCCCGCAACACCCCGCACTCGCCGCAGCGGCCGGAGCCCGGCTCGATCGGGATGGTGATCGAGCGGGTCCGCGAGGAGGGCACGCTGGAGAAGTTCCGGTGGTACTGCCCGGAGTGCAGCCACCAGGTGCACGAGGTCGAGCTGCAGGTCCGCGACATCGCCGCCGACCTGCCGCCGGTCTTCCAGGCGTTCTACGCCGACGAGAAGGCGCGGACCTGCACCAACTGCGGCGCGCTGCACCCGGGCAAGGGTTGA
- a CDS encoding amidohydrolase family protein has translation MPGPAAGLPGPARSPVVDVHTHVVPKGWPDLGAACGGSGWPWLRVDSERAAMIMVGETEFRPVGAECWDAATRLADMDADGVDVQVVSPTPVFFSYDRPADQAVKVARIFNDRTLEVTAGGGQRLVPFCQVPLQDPDAACAELDRCLAAGHVGVEIGNHVGDRDLDDEGVVTFLQHCARVGAPVFVHPWDMPGGPRLDRWMARWLTGMPAETHLSVLAMILGGVFDRVPATLRICFAHGGGSFPFWLGRADNAWHRRGDLVRGASTAPPSSYVDRFHVDSVVFEPAALRLLVDTVGEDRVLVGSDYPYPLGERPVGQVVRKADFLTADQRDKLLSRNALRFLYG, from the coding sequence ATGCCCGGTCCCGCCGCGGGCCTGCCGGGCCCGGCCCGCTCGCCGGTCGTGGACGTGCACACGCACGTCGTACCCAAGGGGTGGCCGGACCTCGGCGCCGCCTGCGGCGGGTCCGGCTGGCCCTGGCTGCGGGTCGACTCGGAGCGCGCCGCCATGATCATGGTCGGCGAGACCGAGTTCCGGCCGGTCGGCGCCGAGTGCTGGGACGCGGCCACGCGGCTGGCCGACATGGACGCCGACGGGGTCGACGTCCAGGTCGTCTCGCCCACCCCGGTCTTCTTCAGCTACGACCGGCCCGCCGACCAGGCGGTGAAGGTGGCCCGCATCTTCAACGACCGCACCCTGGAGGTCACCGCCGGCGGCGGGCAGCGGCTCGTGCCGTTCTGCCAGGTGCCGTTGCAGGACCCGGACGCGGCCTGCGCCGAGCTGGACCGCTGCCTCGCCGCCGGGCACGTGGGTGTCGAGATCGGCAACCACGTCGGGGACCGCGACCTGGACGACGAGGGCGTGGTCACCTTCCTCCAGCACTGCGCGCGGGTGGGCGCCCCGGTCTTCGTCCACCCGTGGGACATGCCGGGCGGTCCCCGCCTGGACCGGTGGATGGCCCGCTGGCTGACCGGCATGCCGGCCGAGACGCACCTGTCGGTGCTGGCGATGATCCTCGGCGGCGTCTTCGACCGGGTCCCGGCCACGCTGCGGATCTGCTTCGCGCACGGCGGCGGCAGCTTCCCGTTCTGGCTCGGCCGCGCCGACAACGCCTGGCACCGCCGGGGCGACCTGGTTCGCGGCGCCTCCACCGCGCCGCCCAGCTCGTACGTCGACCGTTTCCACGTGGACTCGGTGGTCTTCGAGCCGGCCGCGCTGCGGCTGCTCGTGGACACCGTGGGGGAGGACCGGGTGCTGGTCGGCAGCGACTACCCGTACCCGCTGGGCGAGCGGCCGGTCGGGCAGGTGGTGCGCAAGGCGGACTTCCTCACCGCCGACCAGCGCGACAAGCTGCTCTCCCGCAACGCGCTGCGCTTCCTGTACGGCTGA
- a CDS encoding amidase, with product MAEPHDLTALEQAAAIARGDLSSAELVAHHLDRVAALGDTVGAFVTVTAEPAAQAATAADAVPAGQRGPLHGVPTAIKDLTLTAGVRTTFGSAAFVDFVPPVDADVVRFIRAAGLVSLGKTTTSELGCSLYSEGRVAPPARNPWDLAYTAGGSSGGAAAAVAAGLVPVAQGSDGGGSLRIPAALCGLVGYKPSRGLVSGGPLGFGAFGLPTHGPIGRTVADVAALLDVMAQPVLGEPYLPPVAPPGGYLAAARAAAPGRLRIGRFTAPMLAEEPVHPDCVAAVDRAAALLAAAGHEVIDVPSPLGPAAWPLFEIVWYVLALSPVPPERESELLPLTRFLRGRGAGISAGTLSATLGELQAQVRLGARRTAGCDLLLCPTLAAPQAPVGWFTADGDPEADFDRQRRFSPYCAIFNVTGEPSVSLPVGTTAAGLPVGVLLTGRYGDDARLIATAAELENSSDGWDRHPAIWRAVDSANVNGSGVGRSTP from the coding sequence ATGGCCGAGCCGCACGACCTGACCGCGTTGGAGCAGGCCGCCGCGATCGCCCGCGGCGACCTGTCCAGCGCCGAGTTGGTCGCGCACCACCTCGACCGGGTGGCCGCGCTCGGTGACACCGTGGGGGCGTTCGTGACCGTCACCGCCGAGCCGGCCGCGCAGGCGGCCACGGCGGCGGACGCGGTCCCGGCCGGGCAGCGCGGCCCGCTGCACGGGGTGCCGACCGCGATCAAGGACCTCACCCTCACGGCCGGCGTGCGGACCACCTTCGGCTCGGCCGCGTTCGTCGACTTCGTGCCGCCGGTGGACGCCGACGTGGTCCGGTTCATCCGGGCGGCCGGCCTGGTGAGCCTGGGCAAGACCACCACCTCCGAGCTGGGCTGTTCGCTCTACTCGGAGGGGCGGGTCGCGCCGCCGGCCCGCAACCCGTGGGACCTGGCCTACACGGCGGGCGGCTCCAGCGGCGGCGCGGCGGCCGCGGTGGCGGCCGGGCTGGTCCCGGTGGCCCAGGGCTCGGACGGCGGTGGCTCGCTGCGCATCCCCGCCGCGCTCTGCGGCCTGGTCGGCTACAAGCCCAGCCGGGGCCTGGTCTCCGGCGGCCCGCTCGGCTTCGGCGCGTTCGGTCTGCCCACCCACGGCCCGATCGGGCGCACCGTCGCCGACGTCGCCGCCCTGCTCGACGTGATGGCCCAGCCGGTGCTCGGCGAGCCCTACCTGCCGCCGGTCGCGCCGCCCGGCGGCTACCTGGCGGCGGCCCGCGCGGCCGCCCCCGGCCGGCTGCGGATCGGCCGGTTTACCGCCCCGATGCTCGCCGAGGAGCCGGTGCACCCGGACTGCGTCGCCGCCGTGGACCGGGCGGCCGCGCTGCTCGCCGCCGCCGGCCACGAGGTGATCGACGTGCCGTCGCCGCTCGGGCCCGCGGCGTGGCCGCTCTTCGAGATCGTCTGGTACGTGCTGGCGCTCTCCCCGGTGCCGCCGGAGCGGGAGAGCGAGCTGCTGCCGCTGACCCGGTTCCTCCGGGGCCGGGGCGCGGGGATCTCCGCCGGCACGCTCTCCGCCACGCTCGGCGAACTCCAGGCCCAGGTACGCCTCGGCGCCCGGCGTACGGCCGGCTGCGACCTGCTGCTCTGCCCCACCCTCGCCGCCCCGCAGGCGCCGGTGGGCTGGTTCACCGCCGACGGTGACCCGGAGGCGGACTTCGACCGGCAACGACGGTTCTCGCCCTACTGCGCCATCTTCAACGTCACGGGCGAACCGTCGGTCTCCCTGCCGGTCGGCACCACGGCCGCCGGGCTCCCCGTGGGGGTGCTGCTCACCGGCCGGTACGGTGACGACGCGCGGCTGATCGCCACCGCTGCGGAACTGGAGAACTCCAGTGACGGATGGGATCGCCACCCCGCAATCTGGCGGGCCGTGGACTCCGCTAACGTGAATGGCAGCGGAGTCGGGCGGTCGACGCCCTGA
- a CDS encoding RidA family protein: MTGDARVVAGKAVPRGAFPHVKVAGGFVFVSGTSSRRPDNTFAGVEVDEFGTTDLDIRAQTRAVIENIRDLLRSVGADLSDLVQVTSYLVNMNDFGGYNEVWAEFFDATGPTRTTVAVHQLPHPHLLIEIQAVALLPPGGQS, from the coding sequence GTGACGGGCGACGCGCGGGTCGTCGCGGGGAAGGCCGTCCCGCGCGGGGCCTTCCCGCACGTCAAGGTCGCCGGCGGCTTCGTCTTCGTCTCCGGTACGTCGTCCCGCCGGCCGGACAACACGTTCGCCGGCGTCGAGGTGGACGAGTTCGGCACCACCGACCTGGACATCCGGGCACAGACCCGGGCCGTGATCGAGAACATCCGGGACCTGCTGCGCTCGGTCGGCGCCGACCTGTCCGACCTGGTCCAGGTGACCTCGTACCTGGTGAACATGAACGACTTCGGCGGCTACAACGAGGTCTGGGCGGAGTTCTTCGACGCCACCGGGCCCACCCGCACCACCGTGGCGGTGCACCAGCTGCCGCACCCGCACCTGCTCATCGAGATTCAGGCCGTGGCCCTACTTCCCCCAGGAGGTCAGTCGTGA